One genomic segment of Natrononativus amylolyticus includes these proteins:
- a CDS encoding RAD55 family ATPase: MVGRLHTGISVLDRKLDGGLPPGCVVAYTAKPASQSELLLYELTAARGTLYLSTERSEALVRHAIDSSKGRVGSPTVRHVSSADPLEEATRFTSAVPEGANLIIDTMDVLERAEPAAYVAFLNRLKEHMLDTGSIAVLHCLKGPEEPANRARTEHLADAVFDLRTNLEGSEIENHLSIPKFRGGGAPTETIKLQLSEQVEIDTSRDIA; this comes from the coding sequence ATGGTCGGCCGACTACACACCGGAATCAGTGTACTCGACCGCAAACTCGACGGCGGACTGCCGCCGGGCTGTGTGGTCGCCTACACGGCGAAGCCGGCCAGCCAGTCGGAACTCCTGCTCTACGAACTCACGGCCGCCCGCGGCACGCTCTACCTCTCGACGGAGCGATCCGAAGCGCTCGTCCGACACGCGATCGACTCCTCGAAGGGCCGCGTCGGCAGCCCGACGGTGCGACACGTCTCGAGTGCCGATCCCCTCGAGGAGGCGACCCGGTTCACCAGCGCGGTCCCCGAGGGCGCGAACCTGATCATCGACACGATGGACGTCCTCGAGCGAGCGGAGCCGGCCGCCTACGTCGCCTTTCTCAACCGGCTCAAAGAGCACATGCTCGACACCGGCAGCATCGCGGTGCTCCACTGTCTGAAGGGGCCCGAAGAGCCGGCCAACCGCGCGCGAACCGAACACCTCGCCGACGCCGTCTTCGACCTGCGGACGAACCTCGAGGGTTCGGAGATCGAAAACCACCTCTCGATCCCGAAGTTCCGCGGCGGCGGCGCCCCGACGGAGACGATCAAGCTCCAGCTCTCCGAACAGGTCGAGATCGACACGAGCCGCGACATCGCCTGA
- a CDS encoding helix-turn-helix domain-containing protein, which produces MAVLVTLQLPGEDTALERTFDELPDARYEMENTLTAGFPGFWVSGEERAALEGAFDVDPTVESYSLITAGDGRLLYDFEFGTSMYDVLLQLFRDRAAIFAMTGTGGTWTLRLRFPERSHLQQSHDQLKSEGVDVEVLKITRTTDTGNTRLELTEAQHRTLELAVERGYFEVPRRITMEELAAELGVSHQALSERLRRAYRTLAITTLSVYGSGADVETETAN; this is translated from the coding sequence ATGGCTGTGCTGGTTACCCTCCAGTTGCCGGGCGAAGATACGGCGCTAGAGCGGACGTTCGACGAGCTGCCGGACGCGAGATACGAGATGGAAAACACGCTGACCGCCGGTTTTCCCGGCTTCTGGGTGTCGGGCGAGGAGCGCGCGGCCCTCGAGGGCGCGTTCGACGTCGACCCGACCGTCGAGTCCTACTCGCTGATCACCGCCGGGGACGGCCGGCTGCTGTACGACTTCGAGTTCGGGACGTCGATGTACGACGTGTTGCTCCAGCTGTTCAGGGACCGGGCGGCGATTTTCGCGATGACCGGGACCGGCGGGACGTGGACGCTCCGGCTCCGATTTCCCGAGAGGTCCCACCTCCAGCAGAGCCACGACCAGCTAAAAAGCGAAGGCGTCGACGTCGAGGTTCTCAAGATAACCCGAACCACGGATACGGGTAACACCCGTCTCGAGTTGACCGAGGCACAACACCGGACGCTCGAGTTGGCGGTCGAGCGCGGCTACTTCGAGGTTCCGAGACGGATCACGATGGAGGAACTCGCCGCGGAACTGGGGGTCTCCCACCAGGCGCTGTCCGAGCGGCTCCGGCGTGCGTACCGCACGCTCGCGATCACGACGCTCAGCGTCTACGGGAGCGGCGCCGACGTCGAAACGGAGACGGCGAACTGA
- a CDS encoding helix-turn-helix domain-containing protein: MGVIAELQLPAAEFALSETVEAFETLQFEIERIVAHDRSHVMPFVWISGPAFDGLEGALSADDTVEDVRLVSNLEDERLYEMSWVGHVEALIRILVEEEGTVLAAEGNSEGWMLRTLFPEREALSRTYDYCGEHGLSIDIQSIYQLDDGRKGRFGLTDSQQTTLEAAFERGYYEVPRGLTRDELAAELGISGQALSERLRRAHRNLVENTVIIGADDHDGT, encoded by the coding sequence ATGGGCGTTATCGCAGAGTTGCAGCTGCCGGCGGCCGAGTTCGCGCTCAGCGAAACGGTCGAGGCCTTCGAGACGTTGCAGTTCGAGATCGAGCGCATCGTCGCCCACGACCGGAGCCACGTCATGCCGTTCGTCTGGATCAGCGGCCCCGCGTTCGACGGGCTCGAGGGGGCGCTTTCGGCCGACGACACCGTCGAAGACGTCCGACTCGTCTCGAACCTCGAGGACGAGCGGCTGTACGAGATGAGTTGGGTCGGCCACGTCGAGGCGCTGATCCGGATTCTCGTCGAGGAAGAGGGGACGGTGCTGGCCGCGGAGGGGAACAGCGAGGGGTGGATGCTCCGAACGCTGTTTCCCGAGCGAGAGGCGCTCTCGCGGACGTACGACTACTGCGGGGAGCACGGCCTCTCGATCGACATTCAGTCTATCTATCAGCTGGACGACGGTCGCAAGGGACGGTTCGGGCTGACCGACAGCCAGCAGACGACCCTCGAGGCGGCGTTCGAGCGCGGCTACTACGAGGTTCCGCGCGGGCTGACGAGGGACGAACTCGCCGCGGAACTCGGTATCTCCGGGCAGGCGCTGTCCGAGCGGTTGCGCCGGGCCCACCGAAACCTCGTCGAGAACACGGTAATCATCGGTGCCGACGACCACGACGGTACGTAG
- a CDS encoding FKBP-type peptidyl-prolyl cis-trans isomerase, producing MTEDQEAELEEQADDVDEEVEDATDGLQAGDFIRLAYTARTVEDDQLVDTTDPDVAEEEGVADQDHEFEPRTIVLGEGHIFDEVEDELLGGEAGDSGSVTIAATDAFGEYDPEAVETISAEKIPEDDRYPGAHVHVDNRHGSVITILGSRARVDFNHPLAGEDVEYEYEILEEVDDREERAAGLFGMYLDVEPEMWIETDEVEEEVEVEPDEDDEEEEDAEPEFETQTVEKETLYIEATPQLTMNQQWMFSKQQIAQDLMGKVDVDRVIVQEVIDGMGGMGMPGMMGGMGGAAGAGGADLEDALEDADIDADEIVEELEGADEE from the coding sequence ATGACCGAGGATCAGGAGGCCGAGCTCGAGGAGCAGGCCGATGACGTCGATGAGGAAGTCGAAGACGCAACCGACGGACTGCAGGCCGGCGACTTCATCCGGCTGGCGTACACCGCACGCACCGTCGAGGACGACCAGCTCGTCGACACGACCGACCCCGACGTCGCCGAAGAAGAAGGCGTCGCCGACCAGGACCACGAGTTCGAGCCGCGAACGATCGTCCTCGGCGAGGGTCACATCTTCGATGAGGTCGAGGACGAACTCCTCGGCGGCGAAGCCGGCGACTCCGGCTCCGTGACGATCGCCGCGACCGACGCCTTCGGCGAGTACGACCCCGAGGCCGTCGAGACGATCAGCGCCGAGAAGATCCCCGAGGACGACCGCTACCCCGGCGCGCACGTCCACGTCGACAACCGCCACGGCAGCGTCATCACGATTCTGGGGAGCCGCGCCCGCGTCGACTTCAACCACCCGCTCGCCGGCGAGGACGTCGAGTACGAGTACGAGATCTTAGAGGAGGTCGACGACCGCGAGGAGCGCGCGGCCGGCCTGTTCGGGATGTACCTCGACGTCGAGCCCGAAATGTGGATCGAGACCGACGAAGTCGAAGAGGAGGTTGAGGTCGAGCCCGACGAGGACGACGAGGAAGAGGAGGACGCCGAACCGGAGTTCGAGACCCAGACCGTCGAGAAGGAGACGCTGTACATCGAGGCGACCCCGCAGCTGACGATGAACCAGCAGTGGATGTTCTCGAAGCAGCAGATCGCCCAGGACCTGATGGGCAAGGTCGACGTCGACCGCGTCATCGTCCAGGAGGTCATCGACGGCATGGGCGGGATGGGCATGCCCGGCATGATGGGCGGGATGGGCGGCGCCGCCGGTGCCGGCGGCGCCGACCTCGAGGACGCGCTCGAGGACGCCGACATCGACGCCGACGAGATCGTCGAGGAACTCGAGGGCGCAGACGAGGAGTAA
- the cyaB gene encoding class IV adenylate cyclase — MYEVEVKVPADLEAVRDRLADLGARPAGTVVQVDTYYDAPHRSFPETDEALRIRRESGADDRRETRLTYKGPLVDDASKTREEAETGVEEAEDLEAILTNLGFDPAATVRKERTRYALEGYTVTLDSVAGVGEFVEVETEATADELEDAREDAYDVLERLELDPADQLRTSYLELHLEG; from the coding sequence ATGTACGAAGTCGAAGTGAAGGTGCCGGCCGACCTCGAGGCGGTCCGCGACCGACTGGCCGACCTCGGCGCGCGACCGGCCGGAACGGTCGTCCAGGTCGACACCTACTACGACGCCCCCCACCGGTCGTTTCCCGAGACGGACGAGGCGCTCCGGATCCGCCGGGAGTCCGGTGCGGACGACCGCCGCGAGACGCGGCTGACCTACAAGGGTCCCCTCGTCGACGACGCCTCGAAGACCCGGGAGGAGGCCGAAACGGGCGTCGAGGAGGCCGAGGACCTCGAGGCGATCCTCACGAACCTCGGCTTCGACCCGGCGGCGACGGTTCGCAAGGAACGAACGCGGTACGCCCTCGAGGGGTACACCGTCACCCTCGATTCGGTCGCAGGCGTCGGCGAGTTCGTCGAGGTCGAAACCGAGGCGACGGCGGACGAACTCGAGGACGCCCGCGAGGACGCCTACGACGTGCTCGAGCGCCTCGAACTCGACCCGGCCGACCAGCTTCGGACCTCCTACCTGGAGCTTCACCTCGAGGGGTAA
- a CDS encoding methionine adenosyltransferase: MTDRNIRVEPIDRRAVEDQEVEIVERKGIGHPDSICDGIAESVAGALARAYLDRVGKVLHFNTDETQLVAGEAAPAFGGGEVVDPIYVLIVGRATKHYEGQTIPTETIALRAARDYLESELPQLEFGTDVIVDIKLGEGSGDLQDVFGENEVTVPMANDTSFGVGHAPLSETEEIVWNAERRLNEEFAAENPYLGSDVKIMGKREGDRIDVTVAAAMIDEHIGDMDDYVAAVDAVGEFVSDVAAEYTDRDVTVHVNTADDVESGSIYLTVTGTSAEQGDDGSVGRGNRANGLITPNRSMSMEATSGKNPVNHIGKIYNLLSTQIAEEVVDEVDGIRDLRVRLLSQIGRPIDRPHVADVHVVTADGVELADVQGEIEAIVDDQLANVTDVTRQVIDGELTTF, translated from the coding sequence ATGACAGACCGCAATATTCGCGTCGAGCCGATCGATCGACGCGCCGTCGAGGATCAGGAAGTCGAGATCGTCGAGCGAAAGGGGATCGGCCACCCCGACTCCATCTGCGACGGAATCGCCGAGAGCGTCGCCGGGGCGCTCGCTCGCGCGTACCTCGACCGCGTCGGCAAGGTGCTCCACTTCAACACCGACGAGACCCAGCTGGTCGCCGGCGAGGCCGCCCCCGCCTTCGGCGGCGGCGAGGTCGTCGACCCCATCTACGTCCTGATCGTCGGCCGGGCGACGAAACACTATGAGGGGCAGACGATCCCGACGGAGACGATCGCCCTGCGCGCCGCCCGTGACTACCTCGAGTCCGAACTCCCCCAACTCGAGTTCGGCACCGACGTGATCGTCGACATCAAGCTGGGCGAGGGCAGCGGGGACCTCCAGGACGTCTTCGGCGAGAACGAGGTCACGGTGCCGATGGCAAACGACACCAGTTTCGGCGTCGGTCACGCCCCGCTGTCGGAAACCGAGGAGATCGTCTGGAACGCCGAACGCCGGCTCAACGAGGAGTTCGCCGCCGAGAACCCCTACCTCGGCTCGGACGTGAAGATCATGGGCAAGCGCGAGGGCGACCGGATCGACGTCACCGTCGCCGCGGCGATGATCGACGAGCACATCGGCGACATGGACGACTACGTCGCCGCCGTCGACGCGGTCGGGGAGTTCGTCAGCGACGTCGCCGCGGAGTACACCGACCGGGACGTCACCGTCCACGTCAACACCGCAGACGACGTCGAGTCGGGCTCGATCTACCTCACCGTCACCGGCACCTCCGCCGAACAGGGCGACGACGGCTCGGTCGGGCGGGGCAACCGCGCCAACGGCCTCATCACGCCCAACCGCTCGATGTCGATGGAGGCGACGAGCGGGAAGAACCCGGTCAACCACATCGGCAAGATCTACAACCTCCTCTCGACGCAGATCGCAGAGGAGGTCGTCGACGAGGTCGACGGCATCCGCGACCTGCGCGTGCGCCTGCTCTCCCAGATCGGCCGGCCGATCGACCGACCGCACGTCGCCGACGTCCACGTCGTCACGGCCGACGGCGTCGAACTGGCCGACGTCCAGGGCGAGATCGAAGCCATCGTCGACGACCAGCTCGCGAACGTCACCGACGTCACCCGCCAGGTCATCGACGGCGAACTCACCACGTTCTGA
- a CDS encoding MFS transporter → MSNHEPSSRSIVLAVVASTFFVGFGGGVIFPILPNLGEVLGISAVMVGLILSANRWTRLLANAPAGVLVDRIGTRKPFVIGLAIEGVATFGYVIAMLFPSTAEFWFLAARLLWGLGSALVFATAYTITADVSEADSRGTSMGIVRAGITFGFPAGLVLGGVTSEIYGNTAAFVLAAAFAGLASIIAYFIVPETHVDEHDDSVKPWDLELTIPAVTVGLVNFGLYFAYVGVLFSTLVLYLQVEGLTISTEILGYTVAFEEQGTSGMLMAVTVLAGAVFTISGGVMSDTVGARVPVLVGFLVLNSLGFLVLVLAPSFWVVVGGCILIGAGQGGVGGPLTALLADLTPDERMGRAMGTNNVLGDVGGGLGPLISLPLAETIGFEVMYAVSAIIALVAGTILVVGVYAHTGSVSPTVDESII, encoded by the coding sequence GTGAGTAATCACGAACCAAGTTCTCGCAGCATCGTCCTCGCCGTCGTCGCGAGCACGTTCTTCGTCGGCTTCGGCGGCGGCGTGATCTTCCCGATTCTGCCGAACCTCGGGGAGGTGCTCGGCATCTCGGCGGTCATGGTCGGACTCATCCTGTCGGCGAACCGCTGGACGCGGCTGCTCGCGAACGCGCCCGCCGGCGTCCTCGTCGACCGGATCGGCACCCGCAAACCGTTCGTCATCGGGCTGGCGATCGAGGGCGTCGCGACGTTCGGCTACGTCATCGCGATGCTGTTCCCGTCGACTGCCGAATTCTGGTTTCTGGCCGCCCGGTTGCTGTGGGGACTGGGCAGCGCGCTCGTGTTCGCGACGGCGTACACGATCACCGCGGACGTCAGCGAAGCCGACTCGCGGGGGACGAGCATGGGGATCGTCCGCGCCGGGATCACCTTCGGCTTCCCGGCCGGTCTCGTCCTCGGCGGGGTCACCAGCGAGATCTACGGTAACACCGCGGCGTTCGTCCTCGCGGCCGCCTTCGCCGGCCTCGCGAGTATCATCGCCTACTTCATCGTCCCCGAGACCCACGTCGACGAACACGACGACTCGGTCAAGCCGTGGGATCTCGAACTCACGATCCCCGCCGTCACCGTCGGCCTCGTCAACTTCGGGCTCTACTTCGCCTACGTCGGCGTGCTGTTCTCGACGCTCGTGCTCTACCTCCAGGTCGAGGGCCTCACCATCTCGACGGAGATCCTGGGGTACACCGTCGCGTTCGAAGAGCAGGGAACGTCGGGAATGCTGATGGCCGTCACCGTGCTCGCGGGGGCGGTCTTCACCATCTCCGGGGGCGTGATGAGCGACACAGTGGGGGCTCGAGTGCCCGTCCTCGTCGGCTTTCTCGTCCTGAACAGCCTCGGCTTTCTCGTCCTCGTCCTCGCGCCGTCGTTCTGGGTCGTCGTGGGCGGGTGCATCCTGATCGGGGCCGGTCAGGGCGGCGTCGGCGGCCCGCTCACCGCCCTGCTCGCGGACCTCACGCCCGACGAGCGAATGGGGCGGGCGATGGGGACGAACAACGTCCTCGGCGACGTCGGCGGGGGGCTCGGTCCGCTGATCTCCCTGCCGCTGGCCGAGACGATCGGCTTCGAGGTCATGTACGCGGTCAGCGCGATCATCGCCCTCGTCGCGGGAACGATCCTCGTCGTCGGCGTCTACGCCCACACCGGCAGCGTGAGCCCGACCGTCGACGAGTCGATCATCTAG
- a CDS encoding tRNA sulfurtransferase, with the protein MHPPGADVVLIRQGDVSTKSNTVRRYMTDFLLENTEAVLADREIPGEIEPGWDRPLIHTDEAHVDAAATAAADVFGVVSTSPAVAVSTELEAIRETLAETAREHYTGGTFAVDARRADKRLPFTSEDVAREGGSAIWEAAETEGIDPEVDLDDPDLTFGVEVREDAAYVFVERLEGPGGLPLGSQAPLVALVSGGIDSPVAAYELMKRGSPVIPVYVDLGDYGGPDHEARAIETVRTLSRYAPNFDMRTYRVPGGETVALLAETMEEGRMLSLRRFFYRIAEHIAEETGASGIVTGEAIGQKSSQTAQNIGVTSRVTDLPIHRPLLTRDKQEIVAQAREIGTYTDSTIDAGCNRIAPDRAETNARLEPLLAAEPDDLLERAAEAAERATLVDP; encoded by the coding sequence ATGCACCCGCCGGGCGCCGACGTCGTCCTCATCCGCCAGGGAGACGTGAGCACGAAGAGCAACACCGTCAGGCGGTACATGACCGACTTCCTCCTCGAGAACACGGAGGCCGTCCTGGCCGACCGCGAGATCCCCGGCGAAATCGAACCCGGCTGGGACCGGCCGCTGATCCACACGGACGAGGCACACGTCGACGCGGCCGCGACCGCCGCGGCCGACGTCTTCGGGGTCGTCTCGACCAGTCCCGCGGTCGCGGTGTCGACCGAACTCGAGGCGATCCGCGAAACCCTCGCCGAGACTGCCCGCGAGCACTACACGGGCGGGACGTTCGCCGTCGACGCCCGCCGGGCCGACAAGCGACTCCCGTTCACGAGCGAGGACGTCGCCCGCGAGGGTGGCAGCGCGATCTGGGAGGCCGCCGAGACCGAGGGAATCGACCCCGAAGTCGATCTCGACGACCCCGACCTCACGTTCGGCGTCGAAGTTCGCGAGGACGCGGCCTACGTCTTCGTCGAGCGACTCGAGGGACCGGGCGGGCTCCCGCTCGGCTCGCAGGCGCCGCTGGTCGCGCTCGTCAGCGGCGGGATCGACTCGCCCGTGGCCGCCTACGAGCTGATGAAACGCGGCTCGCCGGTGATTCCCGTCTACGTCGATCTCGGGGATTACGGCGGACCGGACCACGAGGCACGGGCGATCGAGACCGTCAGGACGCTCTCGCGGTACGCGCCCAACTTCGACATGCGAACGTACCGGGTGCCCGGCGGCGAGACGGTCGCGCTGCTCGCGGAGACGATGGAGGAGGGGCGGATGCTCTCGCTGCGGCGCTTTTTCTACCGGATCGCCGAACACATCGCCGAGGAGACCGGCGCGAGCGGCATCGTCACGGGCGAAGCCATCGGACAGAAATCGAGCCAGACGGCCCAGAACATCGGCGTCACGAGCCGCGTTACCGATCTCCCGATCCACCGCCCCCTCCTCACCCGCGACAAGCAGGAGATCGTCGCACAGGCCCGCGAGATCGGTACTTACACCGACTCGACGATCGACGCCGGCTGCAACCGCATCGCTCCCGACCGCGCCGAGACCAACGCCCGCCTCGAGCCGCTGCTCGCGGCCGAACCGGACGACCTGCTCGAGCGCGCGGCGGAGGCGGCCGAGCGTGCGACGCTGGTCGATCCCTGA
- a CDS encoding DUF5804 family protein → MTRVCLVGAPEVNLQYELLSRETSREALATYDLERPFENSLSLRTVSVGAAVSLLNDLQWYLVRFVDDVLVQEPSVSETEWLSRGLAEALRNGELEPGETGEFCKVYGLEADEPESSADDADDHPVTTVTAPRLVEPLYVRRTGGEVPDYDLRDVEETLVVRLTEAEFSP, encoded by the coding sequence GTGACCCGCGTCTGTCTCGTCGGCGCGCCCGAGGTGAACCTCCAGTACGAACTCCTCTCGCGGGAGACCTCCCGCGAGGCGCTCGCGACCTACGACCTCGAGCGCCCCTTCGAGAACTCGCTCTCGCTGCGAACCGTCAGCGTCGGCGCGGCGGTCTCGCTGTTGAACGACCTCCAGTGGTACCTCGTGCGGTTCGTCGACGACGTGCTGGTTCAGGAGCCGAGCGTCTCGGAGACGGAGTGGCTCTCTCGGGGACTCGCGGAGGCGCTGCGAAACGGCGAGCTCGAGCCCGGAGAAACGGGCGAGTTCTGCAAGGTGTACGGCCTCGAGGCCGACGAACCCGAGTCGTCGGCTGACGACGCCGACGACCACCCGGTCACGACGGTGACCGCACCCCGTCTGGTCGAACCGCTGTACGTCCGCCGGACCGGAGGCGAGGTGCCCGACTACGACCTCCGGGACGTCGAGGAGACGCTGGTCGTCCGGCTCACCGAAGCCGAGTTCTCGCCGTGA
- a CDS encoding alpha/beta fold hydrolase — translation MTGGTGATTIDGCRIAYRRAGTGGPPVVLLHGGGIDDATLSWYHAIDALADEHRVYAPDWPGYGDSEDALPHSIASYVSVLESFLDGVGHERASLVGLSMGGAAALGLALEDPSRVERLGLVGSYGLGARLSAGSFWRALASVPGANAVGWAALGTSTAATRFGLASVVADASNLDDEFVSAVRSRAGRPGAGRAFEAFQRHELAADGTTRTDFSGELESLAAPTLLVHGGVDPLFPVAWSRRAAAAIPDARLEVLEDCGHWVPRERPQRFNEILRTFLTE, via the coding sequence GTGACCGGCGGCACCGGCGCGACGACGATCGACGGCTGTCGGATCGCCTACAGGCGGGCGGGTACCGGGGGGCCGCCGGTCGTCCTCTTACACGGCGGGGGGATCGACGACGCGACCCTCTCGTGGTACCACGCGATCGACGCACTGGCCGACGAGCACCGGGTGTACGCCCCCGATTGGCCCGGCTACGGCGACAGCGAGGACGCCCTCCCCCACTCGATCGCGAGCTACGTCTCCGTCCTCGAGTCGTTTCTCGACGGCGTCGGCCACGAGCGCGCGTCGCTCGTCGGACTCTCGATGGGCGGCGCGGCGGCGCTCGGACTGGCCCTCGAGGACCCCTCGCGCGTCGAGCGCCTGGGTCTGGTCGGCAGCTACGGCCTCGGAGCGCGGCTCTCCGCGGGCTCGTTCTGGCGCGCACTCGCGTCCGTGCCGGGCGCGAACGCGGTCGGCTGGGCGGCGCTCGGAACGTCGACGGCGGCGACCCGGTTCGGCCTGGCGTCGGTGGTCGCCGACGCCTCGAACCTCGACGACGAGTTCGTGAGTGCGGTTCGATCGCGGGCGGGACGGCCGGGGGCCGGGCGCGCATTCGAAGCGTTCCAGCGCCACGAACTCGCGGCCGACGGCACGACGCGCACCGACTTCAGCGGTGAGCTCGAGTCGCTTGCGGCGCCGACGCTGCTCGTCCACGGCGGGGTCGACCCCCTGTTTCCAGTCGCCTGGTCCCGTCGGGCGGCCGCGGCGATCCCGGACGCGCGCCTCGAGGTGCTCGAAGACTGCGGTCACTGGGTGCCACGGGAGCGACCGCAGCGCTTCAACGAAATCTTGCGAACGTTTCTCACGGAGTGA
- a CDS encoding PLP-dependent cysteine synthase family protein: MNGSILDTIGSPLVQVNSPEGATIAAKLESFNPGGSAKDRPAMAMVRAAERDGRLEPGDRIVEPTSGNTGIGLALVCAARDYDLTIVMPASKSEERRRIMAAYGADLELVEGNMEAARERADEIEAEGAVQLGQFENPANPEAHYRTTGEEIVEQVGEREVDAFVAGVGTGGTLSGVGRRLREEFPAVEIVAVEPARNPVLSTGEAGEDEFQGMGPGFVSDNLDTDLIDEVQTVALEDAEAECRRLAREEGVLVGQSSGATSLVSRRVAERIARPELHCPEVPDVLESRFGAVGETKTDGGEPAVDDCPLVVTVFWDSGERYLSTGLFD, from the coding sequence ATGAACGGAAGCATCCTGGACACCATCGGCTCGCCGCTGGTCCAGGTGAACTCGCCGGAGGGAGCGACGATCGCTGCCAAACTCGAGTCGTTCAACCCCGGCGGATCAGCCAAGGACCGACCCGCGATGGCGATGGTTCGCGCGGCCGAACGCGACGGCAGGCTCGAGCCCGGCGACCGGATCGTCGAACCGACGAGCGGCAACACCGGGATCGGCCTCGCGCTCGTCTGTGCGGCGCGGGACTACGATCTCACGATCGTCATGCCGGCCTCGAAGTCCGAGGAACGCCGGCGGATCATGGCGGCGTACGGCGCCGACCTCGAGCTGGTCGAGGGGAACATGGAGGCAGCTCGCGAGCGCGCAGACGAGATCGAAGCCGAGGGAGCCGTCCAGTTGGGCCAGTTCGAGAACCCGGCGAACCCCGAGGCCCACTACCGGACCACCGGCGAGGAGATCGTCGAGCAGGTCGGCGAGCGCGAGGTCGACGCCTTCGTCGCCGGCGTCGGCACCGGCGGCACGCTCTCGGGCGTCGGCCGTCGCCTCCGCGAGGAGTTCCCGGCGGTGGAGATCGTCGCCGTCGAGCCCGCCCGCAACCCCGTCCTTTCGACGGGCGAGGCGGGCGAGGACGAGTTCCAGGGGATGGGGCCGGGGTTCGTCAGCGACAACCTCGACACCGACCTGATCGACGAGGTCCAGACGGTCGCCCTCGAGGACGCGGAAGCCGAGTGTCGGCGCCTGGCCCGCGAGGAGGGAGTCCTCGTGGGGCAGTCGAGCGGCGCGACGAGCCTCGTCTCGCGGCGCGTCGCCGAGCGCATCGCCAGACCCGAGTTGCACTGCCCGGAGGTGCCCGACGTCCTCGAGAGCCGGTTCGGCGCGGTCGGAGAGACGAAAACCGACGGCGGCGAACCCGCGGTCGACGACTGCCCGCTGGTCGTCACCGTCTTCTGGGACAGCGGCGAACGCTACCTCTCGACCGGGCTGTTCGACTGA
- a CDS encoding TlpA family protein disulfide reductase, with product MSLETMRPNPTWDAPSYEDTVDTLAAHRDELRYAIWGGDWCTDCRSLLPDFGAALEAAEIPDDRIEEIPVDQDKQGPKVEEYDVEYIPTIVVEDDEGNEVARFVESEPLPPAIYLGEEIEAALESA from the coding sequence ATGAGTCTCGAGACGATGCGTCCGAACCCGACCTGGGATGCCCCCTCCTACGAGGACACCGTCGACACGCTCGCAGCCCACCGCGACGAACTCCGATATGCGATCTGGGGCGGCGACTGGTGTACGGACTGCCGGTCTCTGTTACCTGACTTCGGCGCGGCCCTCGAGGCCGCCGAGATCCCCGACGACCGCATCGAGGAGATTCCGGTCGACCAGGACAAGCAGGGCCCCAAAGTCGAGGAGTACGACGTCGAGTACATTCCGACGATCGTCGTCGAGGACGACGAGGGCAACGAGGTCGCCCGCTTCGTCGAGAGCGAGCCCCTCCCACCGGCGATCTACCTCGGCGAGGAGATCGAGGCGGCGCTCGAGTCGGCATAG
- a CDS encoding cold-shock protein: MANGTVDFFNDTGGYGFISTDDADDDVFFHMEDVGGPDLEEGTDIEFDIEQAPKGPRATNVVRN; this comes from the coding sequence ATGGCAAACGGTACGGTTGATTTCTTCAACGACACAGGCGGCTACGGTTTCATTTCGACGGACGACGCGGACGATGACGTATTCTTCCACATGGAGGACGTCGGCGGCCCGGACCTCGAAGAAGGCACAGATATCGAATTCGACATCGAACAGGCCCCCAAGGGCCCGCGCGCGACGAACGTCGTCCGCAACTGA